The nucleotide sequence AACAAACCTAATGTTGCTGTAGTTTGAATCCAAGCTGTGTATGCGCCACGCTTACCCTGAGGAGCATGTTCCGCCACATAAGTAGCAGCACCACCGTACTCACCACCCAAAGCCAAACCTTGAAGCATACGCAATGCGATCAAGATAACTGGGGCAGCAACACCGATAGTTGCATAGTTAGGCAAACAACCTACGATGAAGGTTGCACCACCCATCAATAGGATCGTTACCAAGAAGGTGTACTTACGACCAATCAAGTCACCTAAGCGACCGAATACTAAAGCGCCGAATGGGCGAACAATAAAGCCGGCAGCAAACGCAAGCAATGCGAAAATGAAGGCAGAACCTGCATCTAAGCCTGAGAAGAACTGCTTGGCCATAATTGCGGCCAATGAACCGTAAAGATAAAAGTCGTACCACTCAAAAACCGTACCTAAAGAGGAAGCAAAAATAACTTTGCGTTCTTCAGCGGTCATTGGGGCTGCTTTAGTTGATGTTGACATCAGTAGCTCCTAACTATTTTTATTAAATAAAAAAACAACTAGGCGATTATGCTTTGAAAAAAATCAAAGAAATCGACTACCTAGGGTAATTCCCCATCAAATCGGATCGGGGTTTTCCCCATAAATGTGGATTTGTTGCAACGCATTCGTTGCACTATCTTAAAAGGCACTTGCACCAAGATGTTGCAAACAGCCCAATTCAGGTGCAAACATATATGAGCGCCTGTTGCTATCCAGATTTAATAAGGTTTGCAGTCAATACCCGTCAATACACTAAAAAATAACTAATTAAGGAGCAATACAAATGAAAAGACGTGACTTTTTAAGTAAAACTGCATTGGGCGCAGCTGCTGGTGTACTGGCAGCTCCGGCTATTGCTCAATCTATGCCAGAAATTAAGTGGCGCTGCGCCTCTAGCTTTCCGAAAAGCTTAGATACGATTTACGGTGGTGGCGAATACATTTCCAAGCGTGTTGCTGCACTGACTGATGGTAAGTTTCAAATCCGTATTTTTGGTGCAGGTGAGATTGTTCCCGCATTTGGTACGGTAGATGCCGTTCAGCAGGGTACTGTTGAGTGCTCCCATACAGCTGGTTATTACTTCGTTGGCAAAAATAAAACCTTTGCGTTCGATACCACAGTGCCATTTGGCATGAACCAACGTCAGCAAAATGCCTGGATGTATTGGGGCGGAGGCTTAAAGCTCCAACGTGAATTCTTGCGTGATTACAACATTGTCTCTTTCCCAGCAGGAAATACTGGCACACAAATGGGTGGCTGGTTTAAGAAGCCTGTCAAAACAGTCGCTGACCTCAAGGGTCTAAAAATGCGTATTGCAGGCTTAGGTGGCGAAGTCATGTCACGTCTAGGCGCCATACCCCAACAAATTGCAGGGGGTGATATTTACCCTGCTTTGGAAAAAGGTGTTATCGATGCGGCGGAGTGGGTTGGTCCGTATGACGATGAGAAATTAGGCTTTTATAAAATTGCACCTTACTACTACTACCCAGGATGGTGGGAAGCTTGTTCGATGTATTCCATGTACGTCAACATCAAGGAGTGGGAAAAGTTACCTAAGCAATATCAAGAGGCGTTTACCTCCGCATGTGCTGAATGCAATATCGACATGATGGCTGAATACGATTATAAAAATCCGATCGCCTTGCAAAGCCTGATTAAGAATGGCGTAAAACTTCAATCCTACTCAACAGAAATCATGAAAGCAGCCTCTACTGCTGCGTTCGAGATGTACGAAGAAGAGGCCGCTAAAAATCCATCGTTCAAGAAAATTTATGAGCCATGGAAGAAGTTCCGTAACGACCAAATGCTGTGGAATAAGGTTGCTGAGCAGACACTCATGAGTTTCATGCTAAGTAACCCAGTCAAATAAGAACCTACCGATAAGTTGATATGCCAAAACAATTATTAATTTTTTCAAGTTTCGTAGATCGCCTGAATGACCGTTTTGGTGTATTGGCGAGTTGGTTGGTATTAATTGCCGTTCTGGTCAGTACTGCAAATGCACTGATCAGGTATGGCTTTAATGTCAGTTCGAATGGTTGGCTAGAAGCGCAGTGGTATTTGTTTGCTGGAATGGTGATGTTTGGTGCCGCCACTACGTTTCGACTCAATGAACACGTACGGGTAGATGTGCTTTATGCACTTTATCCAAATAAAGTTCGACTTTGGTTGGATTTTTGGGGCGGCATCATTTTCTTCCTACCGGTGACCATCATCATTGGCTACTACTCCTGGGAATTTTTCATCACATCTATTATTCAGAATGAAACTTCAAGCAATCCTGGCGGCTTAATTCGCTGGCCAGTCCGAGGCGCTATTACTCTAGGCTTCTTCTTGCTGACCCTTCAGGGTCTCTCTGAAATTATCAAACGATATGCAGCCATTATTGGCGTGCTCAAAATCGATCCTAAGTACGAAAGACCTTTGCAATGATTAGTCATGACCTGATGGCTCCCATTATGTTTGGGGGCTTGATTATATTTTTATTAATTGGATATCCAGCAGCCTTTTCACTTGGCGCAGTTGGACTATTCTTTTCTTTTATCGGCATTGAGATGGGCATGTTCCAGCCTACCTTTTTGCAAGCACTGCCAGATCGAGTTTTTGGAATTCTTTCAAATGATCTTTTGCTCTCGATTCCTTTCTTCACCTTCATGGGAGCCATTCTTGAAAAGTGTGGTCTAGCGGAAGACATGCTTGAGGGATTGGGGCAGTTGTTTGGACCAATAAGAGGTGGCTTAGCTTATGCGGTCATTATTGTTGGTGCGATTCTTGGAGCAATTACCGGAACCGTTGCAGCTTCCGTAATCGCCATGGGCTTAATCTCGCTACCTGTGATGCTGCGTTATGGATACAACCCGAGAGTAGCAACTGGTGTGATTGCAGCCTCAGGAACAATTACTCAACTTATTCCGCCTTCACTCGTTTTAATTGTGTTGGCTGATCAATTGGGCAAGTCTGTTGGTGATATGTATGCTGGTGCCATTGGGCCATCCATCATTCAGATCGTACTGTTCTGCTTGTTCATTTTCTTCTTATCGATTTTTAGACCTCAAGATGTACCAGCACTCCCACCTGAAGCTCGTCCAAAGATTGATTGGAAGCTATTCAAGAAAATTCTCTGGGGGATCATTCCCTCTATTGCACTGATCTTCTTGGTACTCGGAACAATCTTGATGGGTCTTGCCACCCCAACTGAAGGTGGTGCAATGGGTTCTGTGGGAGCATTAATTCTTGCTGCCATGAATAAACGACTCCAAAAAACTTTGGTCTGGGAAGCAATGA is from Polynucleobacter sp. MG-Unter2-18 and encodes:
- a CDS encoding TRAP transporter substrate-binding protein, producing MKRRDFLSKTALGAAAGVLAAPAIAQSMPEIKWRCASSFPKSLDTIYGGGEYISKRVAALTDGKFQIRIFGAGEIVPAFGTVDAVQQGTVECSHTAGYYFVGKNKTFAFDTTVPFGMNQRQQNAWMYWGGGLKLQREFLRDYNIVSFPAGNTGTQMGGWFKKPVKTVADLKGLKMRIAGLGGEVMSRLGAIPQQIAGGDIYPALEKGVIDAAEWVGPYDDEKLGFYKIAPYYYYPGWWEACSMYSMYVNIKEWEKLPKQYQEAFTSACAECNIDMMAEYDYKNPIALQSLIKNGVKLQSYSTEIMKAASTAAFEMYEEEAAKNPSFKKIYEPWKKFRNDQMLWNKVAEQTLMSFMLSNPVK
- a CDS encoding TRAP transporter small permease subunit — encoded protein: MPKQLLIFSSFVDRLNDRFGVLASWLVLIAVLVSTANALIRYGFNVSSNGWLEAQWYLFAGMVMFGAATTFRLNEHVRVDVLYALYPNKVRLWLDFWGGIIFFLPVTIIIGYYSWEFFITSIIQNETSSNPGGLIRWPVRGAITLGFFLLTLQGLSEIIKRYAAIIGVLKIDPKYERPLQ
- a CDS encoding TRAP transporter large permease subunit, whose amino-acid sequence is MISHDLMAPIMFGGLIIFLLIGYPAAFSLGAVGLFFSFIGIEMGMFQPTFLQALPDRVFGILSNDLLLSIPFFTFMGAILEKCGLAEDMLEGLGQLFGPIRGGLAYAVIIVGAILGAITGTVAASVIAMGLISLPVMLRYGYNPRVATGVIAASGTITQLIPPSLVLIVLADQLGKSVGDMYAGAIGPSIIQIVLFCLFIFFLSIFRPQDVPALPPEARPKIDWKLFKKILWGIIPSIALIFLVLGTILMGLATPTEGGAMGSVGALILAAMNKRLQKTLVWEAMTSTMRINAMVIFILIGSTVFGLAFRGVDGDLWIEELLSGLPGGQVGFLIAVNLFVFFLAFFLDYFEIAFIIIPLLAPVAEKLGIDLIWFGVLLGANMQTSFMHPPFGFALFYLRGVADKTVKSSDIYYGALPWVGLQLILVAIIIFIPETVTYFVDKPAAVFDASGPSVDPLAGVEQNEVTVDSSSDIERQLRENK